Within Azoarcus sp. DD4, the genomic segment GTTCGAGAACATCGGCGCCCAGGTGCTGCGCGAGGTCTCGCGCCAGACCAACGAGGTCGCCGGCGACGGCACCACCACCGCCACGGTGCTGGCCGACGCGCTGGTGCAGGGCGGCCTCGCCTGTGTCCAGGCCGGCGCCAAGCCGGTCGAACTGGTCAAGGGGCTGGATCTCGCGGTCGAGGAGACCATCGCCGCGCTCAAGTCCATGGCCATCCCGGTGCGCGGCCGCGAGGACGTGTTCGCGGTGGCGGTGGTCGCGGCCAACGAGGAGAGCACCGGTGCGCTGGTGGCCGAGGCGCTGGAACGGGTCGGCCCGGACGGCATCGTCGACGTCGAGTACGGCACCACCGTCGAGACCACGCTCGACGTGCTCGACGGCATGGCCTTCGACCGCGGCTACCTGTCGCACCACATGGTCACCGACGTCGAGAAGATGCAGGTGGTGCTGGACGATCCCTACATCCTGATGACCGACCAGCGCCTGCAGAGCCAGGAAGAGATTGCGGTGCTGCAGAGCCTGCTCGCCGGCAGCAAGCGGCCGCTACTCATCATCGCCGAGGAAGTGGCGCCCGCCTGCGTGGTCAGCCTGATGGCGTGGCGCGAGAAGACCGGCGTGCCGGTGGCGGCCATCCACCCGCCCGAGTACGGCCACTGGCGCAAGTCCATGCTGGAGGACATCTCCATCGTCACCGGCGGCAAGGTCATCGCGCGCGACCTCGGTGGCATGCTCAAGGACGTCACCCTGGCCGACCTCGGCAGCGCGCGCCAGGTACGGATCTCGTCCAACCAGACGGTGATCTCCGGCGGCGGCGGCAGCCACGAAGCGATCACCGCGCGGCGCAAGCAGGTGCAGCGCCAGTACGAGCTCGCACCGCAGAACATCGAGCGCGACAAGTTCCAGGACCGGCTTGCCAAGCTCACCGGCGGCACCGCGCTCATCCTCGCCGGCGGCGCCACGCCGGTGGAGCAGAAGCGCCGCGTGCTGCTGATCGAGGATGCCATCCATGCGGCGCGTGCCGCGATCGCCGAAGGCATCGTGCCCGGCGGCGGCGTCACCCTGCTGCAGGCGGCCGGCCGGCTCGAACAGTTGGTGGCGAACACCAGCGGCGGCGTGCAGCAGGGCGTGCGCCTGCTGCAGCGCGCCCTGTCGCGTCCGCTCTACCACATCGCCAGCAACGCCGGCCTGGATAGCGACAAGGTGGTGGAGCAGGCGATGCGTGCCGAACCGGGCCATGGCCTGGATGTGCGCAGCGGCGCCTTCGTCGACCTGGTGGCGGCAGGCGTGATCGATCCGGTCAAGGTCAGCTACACCGCGGTGCGCAATGCGGCGTCGGTCGCGGGCCTGATCCTCACCACCCAGACCCTGGTGGCGAAGAAGCCGGAGATCGTCGATCCCACCGCCGGCCCGGCCACCGGCGGCGGCGCCGAGCACTACGGCCGCGACTGAGTCCCGCCGGGTTCAGAGGCTCCGTCCTGCCCGGGAAACCGCACGCGGTGTCCCGGGCCTTCGTCCAATTTCGGGATGCTGACGCGATGAACGAGACTTCCGACCGCCACTACCCGGCGGCCTTCCTGCCGCTGTTCGTGCTCCCCAGGAGCCCGGTCCGGCGCCTGCAACGGGTGCTGGGCCTGGTGATCTGGATGGCCGGCCTGCTGATCTGGCTGTCCGGCGGCTTCTACGCCTGAAGCCGGTCCGTCCGGGTCGCCCGGACTATCCTGTCGGTGATAGTCCGGGTGCCTTTCCAGCCGTTGAATGAGGGTATTATTTACTGTCTGTAGCTGGGTCGAGCCAGCGAGATGCACGTCAGATGCATTGATCAAAAGAGACAGGGCGGGCCAGGCCGACGCCAGATCGGCCGTAGCCCGTCCGCTCCAAAGGAGTGAGACATGCGGGACGTTTCTTACCGAAAGTCCGGCGCTCGGCAGGCCGAGGCGGTGCAGTGCGGCTTCGGCATGCAGTTGGCCGGGAACGAGGACGTGGCGCTCGAGCGCGCCACCTACTCGGCCTGGGAGCGCTTCCTGACCGGCGAGCCGCTGACGCCGAGTGCGGTCGATTCGCCGGTGCTGGATTCCTGGACCCGCAGCCGCGCCGCCGGGGTCAACCCGGTCGGCCGCGCTGCACCGGTGGTGGCGCGCGGCGACGACATGGCGCCGCTGCGTCATCGCCATCGCGAACTGATGGCGGCCTCCGCCAACCTCTTCGCCCATACCTGCGACCTGCTGGCCGGGTCGCGTTCCATCGTGCTGCTCACCAGCCCCGAGGGCGTGGTGCTGGACGCCGCCGGCGATGCCGCGACGCTGGAGGCGGCACGCGACATCCACCTGATGACCGGCGGCAACTGGTGCGAGGCGGTGGTCGGCACCAACGGCATCGGCACCGCGATCGCCACCCGCTGCCCGACCCACATCCACGGCGCCCAGCACTTCTGCGAGGGCATCAAGGGCTGGACCTGTGCCGCGGCGCCCATCTTCGAGCCGGGCACGCAGGATATCCTCGGCGTGCTCGACATCTCCGGTCCGCCGCAGACCTACCAGCGCAACAACCTGCTGCTGGCGGTGTCGCTCGCCCACCAGATCGAAATGGTGCTGTCGCAGAGTGCGCTCGGCGAGCGCCTGCGCCTGCTCGAACAGTGCATGGGCAAGCTGTCGCTGACCGATGCCGCCGGCATGGTTGCGATCGACCGTCAGGGGCGGTTGATCCACTCCGCCGGGCGGGTGCCGCTGCCGGTGGGCGTGGGCGAACGGCTGCCCGGATTCCGGCCCCATGCCGACATCGAAGAGTGGGCCGAGCACCTGCCCGAAGGCCTGCGGCCGGAATGGCTGCATCCGGTGGTGTCGGGCGGGCGCACGGTGGGTGCGGTGGTGCTGGTTCCGGGGCGCGGCGTGCGTGGCTCGCCGGTGGCGCGGCTGGCCGAGCAGAGTTCCGAAGCCGACCCGCGGCGCTCCTGTTTCGACAGCATCCTCGGCCGCAGCACGGCGATGCAGGAAGCGACCGGCCTGGGCCGCAAGCTCGCCACCAAGCGGGTGCCGGTGCTGGTCGAGGGCGAGACCGGGGTGGGCAAGGAACTCTTCGCCCGCGCGCTGCACGGCGGCGAACACCTTGGCGGTCCCTTCATCACCTACAACTGCGGGGCGGCGTCGAAGGAGTTGATCGCCGCCGATCTGTTCGGCCATGTGCGCGGCGCCTTCACCGGCGCCACCAACGACGGCCGGCCGGGCCGCTTCGAACTCGCCAATGGCGGCACGCTCTGTCTGGACGAGATCGGCGAGATGCCGCTCGACCTGCAACCGGTGCTGCTGCGCGCGCTGGAGGAGGGCATCGTCTACCGCCTGGGCGACACCCAGCCGCGCCGGGTGGATGTGCGGCTGATCGCCATGACCAACCGCAACCTGCGCGACGAGGTGGCCGCCGGCCGCTTCCGCCGCGATCTCTACTACCGCATCGGCGTGACCCGCCTGCGCATCCCGCCGCTGCGCGAACGCGAAGGCGATCTTCCGCTGCTGGCCACGCACTTCGCCGAACAGCTCGCCGAGCGTCATGGCGTGGCGCGGCGACAGCTTGGCGCGGAGGTGCTGGAGGCGCTGGAAGCCTATTGCTGGCCGGGCAACGTGCGCGAACTGCGCAACGTGATCGAGTCCTTGCTGCTGATGTCGTCCGAGCCGACGGTGCGGCTGGACGAACTGCCGGAAGAGATCCTCGCCGCGGTGCCGCAGCGCGTGCGTCCGCCGGTGCCGGGGGTGGAGCCGGAGTGCGCCAGCCTGGAGGCGGCCGAGCGCTGCGCCATCCAGAAGGCGGTGATCAACTTCCAGGGCAATCTCGCCCAGGCGGCACGCCTGCTCGGCATTTCGCGCAGCACCCTGTACCGCAAGGTGGAACGTTACGGGCTGGAGGATTTCGTGCGTGCGGCGGGCGGCAACCTGGAGGCCGAAGGCGGCGGCGCGCCCGACTAAGCCGCATCTTCCTGTTGCGTATCTTCACCACTGCGGCCGCCGGGGCATACCCGGCGGCCGCAGTGCTTTGCAGGCCGCGCCTTGCCAGCGCAATGGCGGCCGGCCTGCCTGTCCCAATATCAGTCGTGCCCCGCGAGGCACGCTGGCGGTGGCGTCCGATCTTGGGACGCGGGTCATCCCGCGCGCGTGCGCTGCGGTCGGGTCTGGAAAATAAAGTCTATAAAATACAGTATGTTGCAGTGATTCTTCGGGTGTTGCGCGGCTTGGCACAGGGGTTGCAATAAGGCTTTCTGCAAGCTGCCGTCGTGCCGAGGGGAAGGGCTCTCCTCCTGTGAACGACCCCGACGCACGCGGCGCTTGCCTCCGAGAACCATAGAGGGAGACGCCCATGCCAAAGCCAAAACTCATCCACACCATGATCCGGGTCCTGGACCTGGACAAGTCCCTGGCCTTCTACCGCGATGCGCTAGCACTGGAAGAGGCCTACCGCCTCGACTTCCCCGACTTCGCGCTGGCCTACCTGCGCAACCCCGAGAACGACTTCGAGCTGGAACTCACGCTCAACAAGGGGCGCAGCGAGCCCTACACCCACGGCACCGGCTACGGCCACATCGCCGTCTGCGTAGACGACGTCGAGGCCGAGCATCGCCGCCTCGTCGCGCTGGGCCTGCTGCCCACCGACGTCAAGAGCTTCCGCGACGGCGACGCCCTGATCGCCCGCTTCTTCTTCATCCAGGACCCCGACGGCTACAAGGTCGAGGTGCTGGAACGCCACGGCCACTACCAGTGACCGCGGCCCCGGCAGCGCAGTAGCACCCCCATACCAACAAGGAGAGAGACAACATGTCCGAACATCCCGTATCCCTCGGCGCGCTCGCCGCGCCGCGCGTGACCCGGCGGGCCTTCCTCAAGGGCAGCGGCCTGCTCGTGGGCACCCTGTGGGCCAGTTCCAGCGCACTGCTGGCGCTCGCCCCGAGCCGCGCCTGGGCGCTGGAGCTGAAGAGCCTGGACCAGGCCACCGGTGAAGCGCTGCTCGGCTTCTGTCGCCGCATCTTCCCCCACGACAAGCTGGACGACGCCGTCTATGCACTGGTGGTGAAGGAGCTGGATGCCGCCGCTGCCAAGAGCCCCGAGACCCGCAAGCTGCTGGTGGACGGCGTCGCCACGCTGGCCCAGCTGGCGGGCGGCAACTGGGCGGGCGCACCGCTGGCCAAGAAGGACGCCATCGTCGCCAGCCTGGCCGGCAAGCCCTTCTTCCTGAAGGTGCATGGCACCGCGGTAGTGGCGCTCTACAACAACGAACTGGCTTTTGCCCACTTCGGCTACGAAGGCAATGCCTTCCAGCAGGGCGGCGGCTATCTGCTGCGCGGCTTCAACGACCTGAAGTGGCTGCCCAACCCGAGCGCCCAGGCCAGCCCGGCGCCGTTCGGCGCCTGACCCCGCATCCGAGGACAAGAACATCATGGCAACGTACAAGCACGACGACAATTCGGTAGTGGTCATCATCGGTTCGGGCGCCGGCGGCGGCACCCTGGCCAACGAGCTGTGCCAGAAGGGCGTGAAGGTGGTGGTGCTGGAGGCGGGCAAGCGCCAGTCGCCGGCCACCTTCATCAACGACGAGTGGGCCGCGTTCGGTCAGCTGTCGTGGACCGACAAGCGAACCACCTCCGGCAGCTGGCGGGTGGCGAAGGACTTTCCCAACCTGCCGGCCTGGATCTGCAAGACGGTGGGTGGCACCACCACGCACTGGGCGGGCGCCTCGCTGCGCTTCCAGGAGCACGAGTTCCAGGCGCGCACGGTGTATGGCGACGTCGCCGGCGCCAACCTGCTCGACTGGCCGCTGACGCTGAAGGAGCTGGAACCCTACTACGCGCGCGCCGAAGACAAGATGGGCGTGACGCGCACCACCGACATCCCCGGCCTGCCCGGCAACAACAACTTCAAGGTGTTCTATAACGGCGCCACCAAGCTGGGCTACGGCGCGACCACCGGGCGCATGGCGATCAACAGCCAGCCGCGCGCCGATCGCGGCGCCTGCCAGCAGTACGGCTTCTGTTTCCAGGGCTGCAAGAGCGGCGCCAAGTGGTCCACGCTCTATACGGAGATTCCCGCCGCGGAGAAGACCGGCAAGCTGGAGCTGCGCACCGAATGCCACGTCGCCCGCATCGAGCACGATGCCGCTGGCAAGGTCAGCGGTGTGGTGTATTTCGACAAGGACGGCAAGGAGCAGCGCCAGAAGGCGAGGGTGGTGTGCGTGGCCGGCAACGCCATCGAGACGCCGCGCCTGCTGCTGATGTCGGCCTCGAGCAAGTTCCCCAACGGGCTGGCCAACTCGTCGGGCCAGGTCGGCCGCAACTACATGCGCCACACCACCGGTTCGGTCTACGCCACCTTCGAGCAGGAGGTGCGCATGTACCGCGGCACCACCATGGCCGGCATCGTGCAGGACGAGGCGCACCACAACACCAAGCGCGGCTTTGCCGGCGGCTACGAGCTGGAGACGCTGTCGCTCGGCCTGCCCTTCATGGCCGCCTTCCTCAACCCCGGCGGCTGGGGCAAGGACTTCGCCGATGCCATGGACCACTACGCGCACATGGCGGGGCTGTGGATCGTCGGCGAGGACATGCCGCAGGAATCCAACCGCATCACCCTGCATGCCACCGAGAAGGACCAGTGGGGCCTGCCGGTGCCCAACGTGCACTACGACGACCACCCCAACGACGTCGCCATGCGCAAGCACGCCTACCAGCAGTCCACGGCGCTGTACCAGGCGGTGGGGGCGAAGAAGGTGTACGAGGTGCCGCCCTATCCCTCGACCCACAACCTGGGCACCTGCCGCATGAGCGCAAAGGCGCGTGACGGCGTGGTGAACAAGTGGGGCCAGACGCACGACATCCCCAACCTCTTCATTTCGGACGGCAGCCAGTACACCACCGGCGCGACGGAAAACCCGACGCTGACCATCGTCACGCTGGCCATCCGCCAGGCCGAGTACATCGCCGGGCAGATGCAGGCACGCGCCCTCTGATCGGATGACGGCCGGTTCGCGCCGGCCGCCATCCGACGGCCCCGGGCGAGGGCCGCGGGTCAAGAATCGCTCGATACAAGAGCAGTGCACCTCCCTCCTTGGCGCCGGCTCCGTCCGGCGTTCTTTTTTTGGTGTAGCGATCATGTGGATTGCAGATCGGCGGCAGTGCCGCAACATGGGCGCCGTGCAGCACCCGCGCCGCGGGCGCAGGCTGCAGGCGATAGTCCTTGCCCTGACTTTGCTGGCGGCGCAACCGGCCAGCAGCGAGCGGCCGATGACGGTGGACGACGCCGGCACCCTGGCGGCCGGCGGCGGCAAGCTGGAACTCGGCTGGTCGCGCGACGACGACCTGCGCGGGCTCGAACTGGCGGCAGGCTATGCGCCGCTCGAGAACTTGGAGCTGGAACTGGCCTACGCGCGTGGCCACAACCCGGCCCGCGACCCCTGGCGCAACCAGTGGAGCCGGGGCCTTGCCGTCAAGTGGGTGCCGCTGCAGCCGGAAACCGGGCTTGCCCTCGGCATCAGGTACGAAATCGTGCGCGAGGCGTTCGAGCCTGACGATGGCCCGCGTCGGTGGGGCCGCAGTCAGGGGCTGACCGGCCTGGCGAGCTGGCGCTGGGCGTCGGGCGAGGCGTTGCATCTCAATCTGGGCCGGGAATGGGGCCGTTTCGATGGCGACGACGAGGCGGTCACCACCTGGGGCGTGGGCGCCGAGCACGCCTTGTCGGACGGGTTGAGCCTGACGGTGGAAACCTACGGCGACAGCGGTAGCCGGCCGGACCGGGCCGCGGGCGGGCGTTACGAGGTCGCCGACGGCGTCAAGCTCTCGGCCGCCGTCGGTCGCGGCAATGATCGCAGCTTCTTCAACGCCGGCCTGACGTGGGAGTTCTGAGCGGCGGCAGCGCACCGGGCGCGGGCTGCCGCATCTGCAGCCGGAATTGACGCCGGGGCTGACGCGGGGGCAGAGTTGCTGCCATCCACGCCGCCACAATTGACAGTCCATGTCCGATCCGCGCCCCTTGCCCGAGCTGGTGTCCTTCATCGAAACCCTGGCCGAGCCGCACATCCTGTGCGACCGCAACTACCGCATCGTCGCCGCCAACGCGGCCTATCGCGGTTCTTGCGCAGCGGGGCGTGACGTCGTCGGGCGCACCTGCTACGAAGTTTCGCACCACTACAGCGTGCCCTGCGACCGTGCCGGCGAATCCTGCCCCCTGGCCAAGAGCCTGAAGTCCGGCCAAAGGGAGCGTGTGCTGCACCTGCACCATACCCCGCGCGGCGAGGAGTACGTGAACATCGAGCTGTCGCCGGTGCGCGATGCGGCAGGGGAGATCGCCTGGTTCATCGAGAAGATGGAGCCGATGCACGTTGCCCGCGGCGTGTCCGACCATCGCGGCCTGATCGGCCGCGCGCCGGCCTTCCAGCGCATGCTCGAACTGGTGATGCGGGTGGCGCCGTCGGATGCCAGCGTGCTGCTGCAGGGCGAATCCGGCACCGGCAAGGAGCTGGTGGCCGCTGCGGTGCACGAGGCCAGCCGGCGTGCCGACCGCCCCTTCGTCGTGGTCGATTGTTCCGGGCTGCCTGAAATGCTGTTCGAGAGCGAGCTGTTCGGCCACGAACGCGGCGCCTTCACCGGCGCGGTGGCGCGCAAGACCGGCCTGGTCGAAGCCGCCAGCGGCGGCACGCTCTTCCTCGACGAGGTGGGCGACATTCCGCTCGGCATGCAGGTCAAGCTGCTGCGCCTGCTGGAAACGGGAACTTATCGCCGGGTCGGCTCCACCGAGCTGCGCCGCGCCGACATCCGGCTCGTCTCCGCTACCCACCGGCCGCTGCAGCAGATGATCCGCGACGGCCGGTTCCGGCAGGACCTCTATTTCCGCATCAACACCTTTCCGATCACCGTGCCGGCGCTGCGCGAGCGGACCGAAGACCTGCCGCTGCTGGTGGCGTCGCTGCTCGAACGGGTGGCGCCCCATCGTGGTCTGGCGCTGTCGCCCGCGGCCCTGCGGGTGCTGGCCGCCTACCCCTTCCCGGGCAATGTGCGCGAACTGCGCAACGTGCTCGAACGCGCCAGCCTGATGTGCGATGGCGATCTGATCGGGCCGGAGCACCTCGCCGAGGAAGTGCGCCAGCCGCCTTCGCCCTCGATCCCCAGCGTTGGCGGCCCGGCCTTCGCGGCGGCAGACGAGGCTGCGCTCGACCTCGACGAAGTGCAGCGCCAGGCCTTGCTCCGGGCGCTGCGCAGCCATCGCGGCAGCCGGCGCGAGTTGGCGCGCAAGCTCGGCCTGAGCGAGCGCACGCTCTACCGGCGGCTGCGGGCGCTTGGCCTCGACCAGGCGCAGACGCTGCCAGACGACGCTGACATGGCTTGACGGAAATGGCGGTAGTGGCAGTGTCTGGCACCGCGACGAACGGCTTCAACCCTGCAAAACCGCGGTAACCGGGCGTTGGCACGGGGTTTGCAGAACGGGTGCTGAAGCGGGGCCGCGCCGCGGTCGCCACCCGATCGTCACCTCTGCGATCGCCAAACCCCTGGGACGGCGACAGCGCTACGGACAGGCTCCGGCGGTTCCGCTTCAACTTTCCGAACGATGCCGCCTGCAGGCCAGCCCCGGAGCCGTCATGTCTGCCTTTCTCGAAGATCGTCGCAAACTGTTGATTGCCACCACCGGTGCCGGCGCCGTGGCCACTGCCGCGACGGCCGTCCCCTTCGTCGCCAGCCTGACGCCGTCGGCCCGCGCCCGCGCCAGTGGCGCGCCGGTCGAGGTCGATGTCGGCAAGCTGGCCGTCGGCGAAATGATGACCGTCGAGTGGCGCGGCAAGCCGGTCTGGATCCTGCGACGCAGCCCGGCGATGCTGGCCGCGCTGGCGGAGCACGACGCCCGCCTGGCCGATGCAGCCTCGTCCGAGGCGCAGCAGCCCCACTACGCGACCAATCCGCATCGCTCGATCCGGCCCGAATTCCTGGTGGTGATCGGGATCTGCACCCACCTCGGCTGCTCGCCGTCGGAGAAGTTCGCCACCGGGGCGGGCGCCGGCATGGCGGCCGACTGGCCCGGCGGCTTTCTGTGCCCTTGCCACGGTTCGACTTTCGACCTTGCAGGGCGTGTCTTTCTCAAGCAGCCGGCGCCGACCAACCTCGAAGTGCCGCCCCACGCCTGGCTGTCGGATGCCGTCGTGCGCATCGGCGAGGCCGACACCGCTTCGGCCTGACCCCGTATCTTCCGACAAGGCTTATCCATGACGACTGTTCCCAAACTGCTGGTGATCGGCGGCGTGGCCGCCGGCGCCTCCTGCGCCGCGCGCGCCCGCCGCCTGCGCGAGGACGCCGAGATCATGATGATCGAGCGCGGCCCCGACGTCTCGTTCGCCAATTGCGGCCTGCCGTACTTCATCGGCGGCGAGATCGGCAGCCGCGAAGTGCTCGCGGTGCAGACGCCGGCCTCGCTGCAAAGCCTGCTCAAGCTCGATGTCCGCACCGGTTGCGAAGCCATACGGATAGACCGCGCCAACAAGCGGGTCGAGGTCCGCCACCTGGACAGTGGCAGCCCCGAGTGGCAGCACTACGACAAGCTCATGCTGGCGCCCGGCGCGGCGCCGTTGCGGCCGGCCCTGCCCGGCGTCGGCGACGCCCGGATCCATACGCTGCGCAACCTGCAGGACATGGACCGCATCGTCGCCGCCACCGCGTCCGGCATGCGCGCGGTGGTGGTCGGCGCCGGCTTCATCGGCCTCGAGATGACCGAGCAGCTGCATCGCCGGGGCTTGTCGGTGCAGTTGGTCGAGCTGCAGCCGCAGGTCTTTCCCCAACTCGACGCGACCATGGCGGCGCTGCTGGAGAGCGAACTGCGCCACCACGACGTCGGCCTGACGCTGGGCGATGCGGTGGCGCGCTTCGAGCCCCTGGAGGACGCCCTGCGCTGCCACCTTGCATCCGGCAAGACGCTAGATGCCGATCTGGTGGTGCTGGCCATCGGCGTCCGCCCAGACACCGATCTCGCCCGCGAGGCCGGGCTGCAGCTCGGTCCGCAGGGACACATCGTGGTCGACGAATTCCAGCGCACGTCCGACCCCGACATCTATGCCGCCGGCGATGCCGTGGAAGTCGCCGACCGCGTATCGGGCGGACGGACCGCCGTGCCGATGGGTGGCCCGGCCAACCGGCAGGGCAGGGTGGCTGCCGACCACATGTTCCGCCCCGACCTGGCACGTCCTTTCCCCGGTGCGCAGGGCACGGCCATCGTGCGTGCCTTCGGGGCGGTTGCCGGCATCACCGGCTGGAGCGAAAAACGCCTGCTTGCCGCCGGCACCCCCTTCGACACGGTCACCGTCAACGATCACCAGCACGCCACCTACTATCCCGGTGCACGGCCCTTGACGCTGAAGATCCTGTGGGATCCGGTGAGCGGCCGCCTGCTCGGCGCGCAGGCGAGCGGCTTCGAGGGCATAGACAAGCGCCTCGACGTGCTCGCCACCGCGATCACCGGCGGCCTTACGGTGGAGGACCTGTGCCATCTGGAGCTGGCCTACGCGCCGCCCTTCGGCACCGCCAAGGACGTGGTGAATCTGGCCGGCTTCGCGGCCTGCAACCGCCGCGACGGGCTCGTCAGCCACACCACCGCGCTGCCGACCGACCCCTGGGTGCAGGTGGTCGATGTCCGGCCCAGGCCGCTGGCCGAAGCCTATCCGGCGCCGGGCAAGGTCATCAACATTCCCTTCGCCACGCTGCGCGCCAATCTGGACAAACTGGACCGGAACCGGCCGGTGGTCACGCTGTGCGCGTTCGGCAAGATGAGCTATTTCGCCGCCCGCATCCTGCGCCAGCAGGGCTTTGCGGTCACGAGCTTCAGCGGCGGCCTCAAGGCCAACATCGATCCGCGCACGCCGGCCCGGCTGCCGAGCGTCTGAGCGCATCGGCCACGGCGCCGGCGGCAGTTGCTACCGGCGCCGTTCTCCCTCTTCAGTAGCGCATCTCGATGCCGACACTCTGCGCGCCTTCGCCGACATCGAAGGCGCTGTCGTCGAAGGCCGGCGGACCGATCACCGACGGATTGTTCGACAGCCCGTAGCCCTCGGTCGGGAACATGCCCAGGCGGCGGTTGAGTTCGCCGTTACCGTCTTCGTCGTGGTAGGCCATGATCGCGTAGCGCCCGGGCGGCACCTCAGTGAAACGGACCGTCACCGTGCCGGCCGCAGCCGGCACCTGCTCCACCGCGTAGGCCTGCGCTTCCTTGCGGAAAGTCTTGGGATCGGCGTAAAGGCCGACCCGGACGCTGCCGCGCGCATGCTGCACGCCGGCAAGACTGACCTCCAGCGGCTGGGCGGCGAAGACCGGGCTTGCGCCGAGGGTGAAAAGAAGGGCGGCAAGGCGGGGCAGGGGTGGCGTGGTCACGTCGGGGAATCCTCGGCTGGTGGAATGTCGCCGTGGTGGACGGTGTATGGGGGCGGGGGTTCCGGGCTGAGGGTGTACTGGGCCGTCGGGCTAGCGTTGCCGACCCTGAGTCCGCTTTCAGTTCTCTTGAAGGCTGACGTTTGGCTGTCAAAGCACCCATGCTAATATATGAAACGACTACTAATCATATATCCGGTATAAGCATGGGAATTCTGAAGATCTCCGAGCAGATGCACGAAAACCTGCGCTCCACCAGCGCTGCGCTCAGTCGCTCCATCAACGCGCAAGCCGAACACTGGCTTCGAGTCGGCATGTTGGCCGAACTCAATCCCACGTTGAGCTATGGCGACATCTGCCAGTTGCTGATTCAGGCACATCAGGCTGCGGATCTCATCCCGGCTGCCGTTCGGCCGGCCGTCGAGCCGGAGGCGGCGTGACGGTCAGGAACAACGTTCCCATCCGTTCGGACTCGGAGATCGGGATGGCGCGGCGCGCAGGCGCATTGGCGGCAGACGTGCTCAGGATGATTGCCGAGCACGTCAGGCCAGGCATTACCACGGGCGAACTGGACAGGATCTGCCACGACTACATCGTCGACGAATTGAAGGCCATCCCTGCCAACGTGGGCTACAACGGCTATCCGAACACCATCCTCACTTCCGTCAACCATGTCGTTTGCCACGGGATCCCTTCCTGCAAACGTCTGAAGGATGGCGACATCATCAACGTCGACGTCGCCGTCATCAAGGACGGCTGGTACGGTGATACCAGCCGCATGTATTTTGTTGGGGAACCGGGAATTCTTGCCAGGCGCCTGGTGCGCACGACCTATGAGGCGCTGCGCGCCGGCATTCTGGCGGTGCGCCCTGGCGCAACACTGGGCGATGTTGGCCACGCCATTCAGACCGTCGCGCACCGCGAGGGATTCAGCGTCGTGCGCGGCTTCTGCGGTCATGGCATCGGGACTGTCTATCATGACGAACCGCAGGTGCTGCACTTCGGCCGGCCGGGCGCGGGTCTGGTGCTAGAGCCGGGCATGATCTTCACTGTCGAGCCAATGCTCAATGCGGGCAGACCAGGGACGAAGCAGTTGGCTGACGGCTGGACGGTCGTGACGAAGGATCGCTCCCTGTCGGCACAGTGGGAGCACATGGTGGCCGTAACGGATGGCGGCTTCGAGATCCTGACTTCGTGGCCCGACGAATACGGGGACTATTCGCCCATCACTTCAGAAGTGTCGCCTTCGCCCGCTGCGGCGTGTTGACGCGGTGGCCTGTCGACGCGCACTGAAGCGGCGAGCCACGACATCCGGCCGCCGCGGTCCTCGACCGCCGGAGCAGGGCAAGGCCCGGCGTCAGGCCGGGCCAGCCAGTCCGACTCGACCAGACCTGACCAAACAAACCCGACTCAACCCAGCTGCGCGACCTTGGTCCGCGGGTTGGGCGGGTTGTTTTCGAAGTAGCGCTTGATTCCGCGCAGGATGGCGTCGGCCATCTTGTCCTGATAGGCGTCGTCGTTGAGGCGGCGCTCTTCTTCGGGAT encodes:
- a CDS encoding GMC family oxidoreductase, translated to MATYKHDDNSVVVIIGSGAGGGTLANELCQKGVKVVVLEAGKRQSPATFINDEWAAFGQLSWTDKRTTSGSWRVAKDFPNLPAWICKTVGGTTTHWAGASLRFQEHEFQARTVYGDVAGANLLDWPLTLKELEPYYARAEDKMGVTRTTDIPGLPGNNNFKVFYNGATKLGYGATTGRMAINSQPRADRGACQQYGFCFQGCKSGAKWSTLYTEIPAAEKTGKLELRTECHVARIEHDAAGKVSGVVYFDKDGKEQRQKARVVCVAGNAIETPRLLLMSASSKFPNGLANSSGQVGRNYMRHTTGSVYATFEQEVRMYRGTTMAGIVQDEAHHNTKRGFAGGYELETLSLGLPFMAAFLNPGGWGKDFADAMDHYAHMAGLWIVGEDMPQESNRITLHATEKDQWGLPVPNVHYDDHPNDVAMRKHAYQQSTALYQAVGAKKVYEVPPYPSTHNLGTCRMSAKARDGVVNKWGQTHDIPNLFISDGSQYTTGATENPTLTIVTLAIRQAEYIAGQMQARAL
- a CDS encoding porin, which encodes MWIADRRQCRNMGAVQHPRRGRRLQAIVLALTLLAAQPASSERPMTVDDAGTLAAGGGKLELGWSRDDDLRGLELAAGYAPLENLELELAYARGHNPARDPWRNQWSRGLAVKWVPLQPETGLALGIRYEIVREAFEPDDGPRRWGRSQGLTGLASWRWASGEALHLNLGREWGRFDGDDEAVTTWGVGAEHALSDGLSLTVETYGDSGSRPDRAAGGRYEVADGVKLSAAVGRGNDRSFFNAGLTWEF
- the petA gene encoding ubiquinol-cytochrome c reductase iron-sulfur subunit; the protein is MSAFLEDRRKLLIATTGAGAVATAATAVPFVASLTPSARARASGAPVEVDVGKLAVGEMMTVEWRGKPVWILRRSPAMLAALAEHDARLADAASSEAQQPHYATNPHRSIRPEFLVVIGICTHLGCSPSEKFATGAGAGMAADWPGGFLCPCHGSTFDLAGRVFLKQPAPTNLEVPPHAWLSDAVVRIGEADTASA
- a CDS encoding FAD-dependent oxidoreductase, giving the protein MTTVPKLLVIGGVAAGASCAARARRLREDAEIMMIERGPDVSFANCGLPYFIGGEIGSREVLAVQTPASLQSLLKLDVRTGCEAIRIDRANKRVEVRHLDSGSPEWQHYDKLMLAPGAAPLRPALPGVGDARIHTLRNLQDMDRIVAATASGMRAVVVGAGFIGLEMTEQLHRRGLSVQLVELQPQVFPQLDATMAALLESELRHHDVGLTLGDAVARFEPLEDALRCHLASGKTLDADLVVLAIGVRPDTDLAREAGLQLGPQGHIVVDEFQRTSDPDIYAAGDAVEVADRVSGGRTAVPMGGPANRQGRVAADHMFRPDLARPFPGAQGTAIVRAFGAVAGITGWSEKRLLAAGTPFDTVTVNDHQHATYYPGARPLTLKILWDPVSGRLLGAQASGFEGIDKRLDVLATAITGGLTVEDLCHLELAYAPPFGTAKDVVNLAGFAACNRRDGLVSHTTALPTDPWVQVVDVRPRPLAEAYPAPGKVINIPFATLRANLDKLDRNRPVVTLCAFGKMSYFAARILRQQGFAVTSFSGGLKANIDPRTPARLPSV
- a CDS encoding sigma-54-dependent Fis family transcriptional regulator gives rise to the protein MSDPRPLPELVSFIETLAEPHILCDRNYRIVAANAAYRGSCAAGRDVVGRTCYEVSHHYSVPCDRAGESCPLAKSLKSGQRERVLHLHHTPRGEEYVNIELSPVRDAAGEIAWFIEKMEPMHVARGVSDHRGLIGRAPAFQRMLELVMRVAPSDASVLLQGESGTGKELVAAAVHEASRRADRPFVVVDCSGLPEMLFESELFGHERGAFTGAVARKTGLVEAASGGTLFLDEVGDIPLGMQVKLLRLLETGTYRRVGSTELRRADIRLVSATHRPLQQMIRDGRFRQDLYFRINTFPITVPALRERTEDLPLLVASLLERVAPHRGLALSPAALRVLAAYPFPGNVRELRNVLERASLMCDGDLIGPEHLAEEVRQPPSPSIPSVGGPAFAAADEAALDLDEVQRQALLRALRSHRGSRRELARKLGLSERTLYRRLRALGLDQAQTLPDDADMA